The sequence CACTGCCCTGTCCTGGCTCTCCCGTGCCGCCTCAATCATTGCACCCTGACTGAGCACTGCTGTACAGAAACTCCAGCACTTACTTCTTCCATCCTCTTTCACCAGGGACACCTCAAAGCTGTTCCTGCGTGGTGTCTCGGGGTTGATCTCCACCACCACGTTGGCAATGGTGCGGCGCAGCGCCTGGCTCACGGCGTCGGCATTGCGCCTGTAGACTTGTCAGCTTTtactgcgggggaggagggagtgatgGGGGTCAGCAGGGCTGGCGATTCTGCTAGCGGGCCTCTTGCAGAGGAGTTAGCTGAGCAAACCAGCAATGCCACACTCTCAGCACAGCCCAGCCTCATCCATGGCCACATCCCCCAACTCAGtacctgtgcccctgccccccaaacctgcTCCCCCTCTGGAATTGTGTCTGACTGATTCCCCTGCAGATAATCCTCCCCACAGACAGGTCCCCTCCTGCCAGCTATTGGCACCCATCCACCACCTGAGCATCCCTGGTGCCTTCCACAAGAACATAAGCCTGCTGCGGCTTAAAAACACCCACCCTCTTGCACCGACCAGGACTCACCAATGCTCAATAACCACCCGGGGTCCAGGCCCCTGACTTCCTTCGCCCCTTAACCTCTTTGGCAGTGTATTGGCACCACCATTTGGCTTCACATCCTCAGAGTTCACAGCCTTTGCCTCAGGCTCCTttgccttcctcttcctccctttgGGGGCCATCGTGCTCTGGGAGAATAAACAAGAGTCCCTTACCATGCATCTCTGGTATTTTTCAATCCAGATGGAATGTTTTTGGAACAGATCTGCTCTGGCTCAAACAGGAGTTAAtccagggaagttctctggcctgtgttattcagagGGGGATCAGGATACATGATCACAGCGGTGCCTTCTACCCTTAGAGGCAGGACCGCAGGCCCCATCCACGCAGCCACAGAAATAAccggggggatgggggagtggcacAAAGTGTAGAGACTTTCAAGGGACAATGAAAACCAAGAGGCGGGCGGCGAGAGGACTAGAAcagcaaggggtgggggagatagGGCAGGGTCAAGGGGCACCAGCATGTGTttgcagggcaggactgagggacACCAACAAAGCGAAAGAGGCGATGGCTATGACTAGATGGACCAGGAGACAGGGCGGACTCGAGGCGCGTTATCAGCAGGGCGTTGGTAaagcaccccccagcacctaCTTCCTGCAATTGGTACCAGTAGCGTCTTTCCTGAGCACCCCAGCGTTGGGGGTCTAGGCGGAGCAGCTCCCCCGCCCCAAGCAGTGGAGCCCAGACACCAATGCACCAGCCCCCCCGCGAAGGACAGCACAGACATGGGCAAATGAGACCTCCCTAGAGACAGCCACACAACCTacctcctccccagcaagggCACAGCAGTGAACCACAGCGCAGCCACGCGGGCCCGCCAGCCAGAAGAAATGGCCCTGCTCCCAACCATTTGAAGCCACAGAGAGGGGGAACAGAGGAAAATAAAGGTGGGGAAAATAAAGGAGCAGCAGCTGAACCAGCCTTGCCTATGTCCCCGGTACAGCTGAGCGTGATCGGAGCCGCTTCAGGATCCAGCCAGGACAGTTTTGTAATGAAGACACATGGAGCGGTTTGTACTGCAcagcctcccccccacaactTTCTGCAGGATGGTTCCTGCCCGAATTTGTTACACAACGTTCTAAATATTAATGAGGCTTCtttgcagccaatcagagctcaaCCTGGGCTGTTGAGACTCGGTGTCTGCAGCAGGCCTGGGCCTagctcagctgcccctcccctccccgcgcAGTTCCCAAAGTCTCCTCTGAGACTCCAGCAACATGAGCGTGCAGTGCTGCAA comes from Lepidochelys kempii isolate rLepKem1 chromosome 6, rLepKem1.hap2, whole genome shotgun sequence and encodes:
- the SELENOH gene encoding selenoprotein H produces the protein MAPKGRKRKAKEPEAKAVNSEDVKPNGGANTLPKRLRGEGSQGPGPRVVIEHCKSUQVYRRNADAVSQALRRTIANVVVEINPETPRRNSFEVSLVKEDGRMVELWSGIKKGPPRKLKFPEPEKVADMLKSSLV